From Phacochoerus africanus isolate WHEZ1 chromosome 13, ROS_Pafr_v1, whole genome shotgun sequence, a single genomic window includes:
- the CYSLTR2 gene encoding cysteinyl leukotriene receptor 2: MERKLVSLLPSISLSEMEPNSTFGNHNSNRSCTTENFKREFYPIVYLVIFIWGALGNGFSIYVFLKPYKKSTSVNVFMLNLAISDLLFTITLPFRVDYYLRGSNWIFGDIPCRIMSYSMYVNMYSSIYFLTVLSVVRFLATVHPFRLLHTTSIKNAWILCGVIWIFIMASSTMLLKNGSEQKGNVTLCLELNSNKVIKLKTMNYVALVVGFVLPFGTLSICYLLIIRALLKVEVPESGLRLSHRKALITVIIALIIFLLCFLPYHVLRTLHLVEWKAGKCKDRLHKAVAVTLALAAANSCFNPLLYYFAGENFKDRLKSALRKGRPQKIRCSFSVCVWLKKETRV, translated from the coding sequence ATGGAGAGAAAACTTGTGTCCTTACTTCCATCCATCTCCCTATCAGAAATGGAACCCAATAGTACCTTCGGCAATCACAATAGCAACAGGAGCTGCACCACAGAAAACTTCAAGAGAGAATTTTACCCCATTGTGTACCTAGTAATTTTTATCTGGGGAGCCTTGGGAAATGGCTTTTCGATATATGTTTTCCTGAAACCTTATAAGAAGTCCACATCAGTCAATGTTTTCATGCTAAATCTGGCCATTTCGGATCTCTTATTCACAATCACACTGCCCTTCAGGGTTGACTATTACCTCAGAGGCTCCAACTGGATATTTGGGGACATACCTTGCAGGATTATGTCTTATTCTATGTATGTCAATATGTACAGCAGCATTTATTTCCTGACTGTGCTGAGTGTTGTGCGTTTCCTGGCAACTGTTCACCCCTTCCGGCTCCTTCATACCACCAGCATCAAGAACGCCTGGATTCTCTGTGGGGTCATATGGATCTTTATTATGGCTTCCTCAACAATGCTTCTGAAGAATGGCTCTGAGCAGAAAGGCAATGTCACATTGTGCTTAGAGCTGAATTCTAATAAAGTTATTAAACTGAAGACCATGAACTACGTTGCCTTGGTGGTAGGCTTTGTGCTGCCATTTGGCACTCTCAGCATCTGCTACCTGCTAATCATTCGAGCTTTGTTAAAGGTAGAGGTCCCGGAGTCCGGGCTACGGCTTTCTCACAGGAAGGCATTGATCACCGTCATCATTGCTTTGATCATCTTTCTCCTGTGTTTCCTGCCCTATCACGTACTGAGAACCCTTCACCTGGTCGAATGGAAAGCTGGTAAATGCAAAGACAGGCTGCATAAAGCTGTGGCCGTCACACTAGCTTTGGCAGCGGCCAACAGCTGCTTCAATCCTTTGCTCTATTACTTTGCTGGGGAGAATTTTAAGGACAGACTAAAGTCTGCACTCAGGAAAGGTCGACCACAGAAAATAAGGTGCAGTTTCTCTGTCtgtgtgtggctgaaaaaggaaacaagagtGTAA